One window of the Lycorma delicatula isolate Av1 chromosome 3, ASM4794821v1, whole genome shotgun sequence genome contains the following:
- the LOC142320946 gene encoding putative salivary secreted peptide, translating to MEFTKAMTANIILLIGFAVMIPLAFGEYKFHPKFHHQLRENGSINGTHDLFIGNLTEGDVLLYHSGIAAAEKGNESFTYDFQYPAYGYNNLTISYLKVIDLLGEGRNGYPSLKEGGVGYNYTVISFKSNRSYGLNFNLTIYGNVNQFNRTVHQIIRKH from the exons atggaGTTCACCAAAGCGATGACAGCAAACATAATACTTTTAATCGGATTTGCGGTAATGATTCCTTTGGCATTCGGTGAATATAAATTTCATCCCAAATTCCATCACCAACTCAGAGAAAATGGAAGCATAAATGGTACACATGATCTTTTTATCGGAAATCTAACCGAAGGAGATGT ATTACTATACCATAGTGGAATTGCTGCAGCTGAAAAAGGGAATGAAAGTTTTACTTATGATTTCCAATATCCGGCATACGGttacaacaatttaacaattagtTATTTAAAGGTCATCGATTTATTAGGCGAAGGTAGAAATGGATATCCGTCTTTGAAGGAAGGAGGAGTTGGATACAACTACACCGTCATCAGTTTTAAGTCAAACCGCAGTTATGgactcaattttaatttaacaatctacGGAAATGTTAACCAGTTTAATAGAACGGTTCatcaaattattagaaaacattaa
- the LOC142321182 gene encoding uncharacterized protein LOC142321182 translates to MSLNDDIPPRINLKINDVHTIKAEEEKEFYPCHQVDLLQMKEELLYIEKDHLAIEDTNLNKTENLEVKNEVFVQAVKHMYMIETPLTKACTEWFLWDPHIDGLQSHWSQLVCTSYAYSTDY, encoded by the exons aTGTCATTAAATGATGACATTCCACCtcggattaatcttaaaattaatgatgtacacaCTATAAAGGCAGAAGAAGAGAAGGAATTTTATCCAtgtcat caagtagatttactacagATGAAAGAGGAACTACTTTATATCGAAAAAGatcatttagcaattgaagacaccaacttgaataagacagaaaatttagaagttaaaaatgaagtg tttgtacaagctGTTAAACATATGTACATGATTGAAACTCCATTAACTAAAGCATGCACTGAATGGTTTTTGTGGGATCCACATATTGATGGACTACAATCGCATTGGAGTCAGCTTGTCTGCACATCATACGCATATTCTACTGACTATTAA